CAGGACCAGACCGTGCTGGTGAACATCCAGCAGGCTCTCGGAGTCCCGGCCACGCCCGTCGAGCCGGAGCCGGAGCTGAAGCCGGAACCGGAGGCCGTCGCGGCGGTGCCCTCTCCCCGCAAGCGGAAGACATCGGCCGCCCCGTCCACGGGCAAGCAGGCCCGCGCCCGCAAGTCCTCCGCCCCGGCCCGTAAGCGGGCCGCCAAGAAGAGCGCCGCCGCGTCACCGGCCGCGCCGTCGCCCTCGACCAAGCTCGTGGATCTCGTGCGCGAACACCTGACCGGGCTGAACGAGCCCCGCTCCGCCGCCGAGATCGCGGACTCTCTGCAACAGCAGCATCCCGAGCGCGAGTTCAAGGCCAAGATCGTGCGCCTCACACTCGAAGGGCTCGTGGCCAAGAACCAGGCACAGCGCACCAAGCAAGGCAGGTCCGTCTTCTACACCACCCCGGAGACCGCCGAGCCTGCCGCCCAGCAGGACGAGTCGGCGGAACAGCCTGCCTGACACCTGTCGGCGAACCGCTACGGCGGCTTCCATGTGATCACGGTGCCGCGCGGGAAGGCCCACGCACTGCCGCACTCGACCAGACCCGCGCCCTGGTCGACTGGGCCGCCGACACAATCGCCTTCATTTTGGTCCGTACCAAAAAAGGCAACAAATATTGACGCTCTCGAACAGCGTGCATAGGTTCCGGGCGAGCCGATCGAAGAGACGCACCGTCAGGCCACCGGTGCGCCCACCCCCACTCGTCGAGCACCGGAGGGACTCCCATGCACGGTTCCCATCCCGCACCTCGGACTGTCATGCGCTCGCCAAGAGCGGTTCCACAACTCCTGCGGTGCGCGGCCTCCGCACTCAGCGCGCTCGTCCTCGCCCTCGGCGTCCTGCTCGGTTTCCCCGCCGCCTCCCAGGCAGCCGGTTCACTCCCGTGCGACATCTACGCCGCGGCCGGCACCCCGTGCGTGGCCGCGCACAGTGTCACCCGCGCCCTGCTGTCCTCGTACAACGGACCGCTCTACCAGGTGACCCGCGTCTCCGACGGGGCCACCAGCGACATCGGCCTGCTCGCGCAAGGCGGTCACGCCAACGCGGGGGCGCAGGACACCTTCTGCGCCAACAGCGGCGGCTGCCGCATCACGAAGATCTACGACCAGAGCGGCCGCCACAACGACCTGACCCCGGCCCCGCCGGTACCGCCGGCACGGGTGCCGACCGCGGCGCCGACGCCTCCGAGATCTCCGTCAGGGCGGGCGGCCACAAGGTCTACGGTCTGTGGGTCTCGCCGGGCGTCGGCTACCGCTACACCGGTGTCGCCTCCGGCGTCGCGGTCAACGGCCAGGCCGAAGGGGCCTACATGGTGGCCAGCGGCACCCACGTCGGCTCCGCCTGCTGCTTCGACTACGGCAACGCCGAAAGCACCCCGGCCGATACCGGCAACGGGCACATGGACGCCGTATCCATCGCCACCACCTGCTACTTCGCCCCCTGCACCGGGACCGGCCCGTGGATCGAGGCGGACCTGGAGAACGGCATGTTCCAGGGCGACAACGGCTCCAACACCGCCAACCTGGGCAACAAGTCGACCTTCGTCACCGCCGTCCTGAAGAACAACGGACAGACCACATACGCGCTCAAGGGCGGCAACTCCCAGTCCGGCGGGTTGACCACCTGGTGGGACGGGGCACTGCCCACCCGGGGCGGCTACCAGCCCATGCACCAGGAGGGCGGCATCATCCTGGGCATCGGCGGCGACAACAGCAACTGGAACCGAGGCACGTTCTTCGAGGGTGTCATGGTCTCCGGCTATCCCACCGACGCCGCCGAGAACGCCGTACAGGCCAACATCACCTCCGTCGGCTACAGCGGTGAGACCGACGTGCCCAACGGCCCCCAGGGCACCGTCACCGGACCGGGCGGCACGTGCATGGACGTGGCCGCCGACGACTCGGGCACCAACGGAGCGGCCGTCCAGCTGTGGGACTGCCAGACCTATGCCGAGGACCAGCACTGGACCCACAACCCCGACGGCTCCCTCTCCACCCTCGGGCGTTGCCTGGACATCGAGAACAACGGCACGGCGGCCGGCGCCAAACTCGAACTGTGGGACTGCAACGGCGTCGGCGGGCAGAAGTGGGTGCAGCAGGCGGACGGTTCCCTGCGCAACCCGCAGTCGGGCCGCTGCCTCGACTCCCCCAGCGGCGCCACCGCCAACGGCACCCGCCTGCAGATCTGGGACTGCAACGGCGCCACCGCCCAGAAGTTCTCGGTCAACGGCGGCGGCACCGTCACCGGCCCCGGCGGCAAATGCGTCGACGTCACGGCAGACGACACCGGCACCAACGGAGCAGCCGTCCAGCTGTGGGACTGCCAGTCCTACGCCGTGGACCAGCACTGGACCCACGGATCGGACAACTCCCTCTCCACCCTGGGCCGTTGCCTGGACATCGTGGGCAACGGCACCGCGAACGGCACCAAGGTCGAACTGTGGGACTGCAACGGCGTCGGCGGGCAGAAGTGGGTGCAGCAGGCGGACGGTTCCCTGCGCAACCCGCAGTCGGGCCGCTGCCTCGACTCCCCCAGCGGCGCCACCGCCAACGGCACCCGCCTGCAGATCTGGGACTGCAACGGCGCCACCGCCCAGAAGTTCAGCCTGAGCTGATCCGGACGGGAAGGGCTCGCCGCACGGTGCCGGCGAGCCCGGTGACCCTGTATGCGGCGCGGCCGCCTCCCGCGAAGTCTGCATCTCTCAACAAAAACCACCATGGCACACGACATAAAAGCAATGAGCTGATTTATGTGTCGACCCCCGACGGATTGTTACTCGGGGCTGCAGCGGATGCATGGCCGAGGGACCCGAGACGGCATGACGGCCACCGGTCTCACGGAACGCCCATGGAACCACTCCGCGGCAGGAGGAGCGTCGTAATGAGTGATGCCGAGCAGGACCGTGCCGGGAGGCTCAGGGAAACCGGTGAAACGGCCAAGACAGAGGCCACAGCCACCGCCGACCAGGCAAAACAGGCTGCGGGGCAGATCAAGGAAACCGTCGCGGAGCAGGGGAAGGCCGTGGTCGGCGAGGCCCGGCACCAGGCCGGCCGCGCCCTCGACGATCTGCGCAGTCGTACGGTCGCGGAGGCCGAGGAGCAGGCCCGGCGCGCCGCGGGAGTGCTGCGCCAGTGGTCGGACGACATAGGCGGTCTCGCCGATCACGCCCCGGGCGACTCACCCGCCCGCAGCCTCGCCGCCCAGATCTCCGACAGCGGCCACCGGGCCGCCGGCTACCTCGAGAAGCAGGGTGTCGACGGCGTACTGACCGACCTTCGACACTTCGCCCGCAGGCGGCCGGGCGCGTTCCTGGGGGGCGCTCTGCTGGCGGGCCTCGCGGTCGGTCGACTGGCCAAGGTGGCGGGCAAGGCGGGACAGTCGTCGTCCGGGCAGCGCAGCCTGCCAGCGACGTCCGAGCTTCCGCCGGAAGCCGAGACGGCAGCCCCGCCCCTTCCGCCCGCCTCCGTGCCGCAGGCCCCGCCTGTGCCGCCCGCCTCCGTGCCGCCCTCCTCCGTGCCTCAGGCCCCACCGGTGCCGCCGGTACCACCGGCTGTCGCGCAGGCGCCGGAGCCTTCCGGGCCGCCACAGGCGCCGCCGCCGGTTCGGCCCTATCCGGAGGTGTGAGATGTCCTCGATCCCCCCGAGCCCTGCGGAGCGCGGGCAGGACAGGTCGGTGGGCGAACTGCTGTCGGCAGTGACCTCCGACGTCCAGACACTGTTCCGCCAGGAGATCGACCTGGCCAAGGCGGAGGTCCGCCAGGAAGCGACCAAGGCCGGCAAAGCGGCCGGGATGTACGGGGGCGCGGGTTTCGCCGGTTACATGGTGCTGCTGTTCCTGTCCCTGGCCGCCGTACTGGGCCTGTCCAACGTCATGGACGGCGGCTGGGCCGCCCTGATCGTCACCGGAGTGTGGGCGATCGTCGCAGCCGTGCTCTACCAACGCGGCCGCACCCAGATGCGCACCGTCTCCCCCACTCCTCAGCAGACCGTCGAAACGATGAAGGAGAACGCCGAATGGGCACGTCACCCGAGCGGATAAGGGCCGACATCGACGCGACCCGCGACCAACTGTCCGCGGACGTGGACCAGCTGACGGACCGAGCCAGTCCCCGGCGCATGGTTCACCGCCGCACCGAACGGGCGAAGGGCACCTTCACGGGCCTGCGGGACCGGGTCATGGGATCCGCCTCGAACACCGCCCACGGGGTCAAGGGAAGCACCCGGTCGGCGGCGGACTCACTCCAGGACAGCGCCGGACAGGCCACCGACTCGGTGCGTCAGACGGCGGAACAGGCGGGCGATGCCGTGCGGCAGGCGCCGGAGCAGGTCATGCGTCAGACCCAGGGAAGCCCGCTGGCGGCGGGACTGATCGCCTTCGGCGTCGGCGTCCTCGCCTCCTCGATGCTGCCTGCCTCCTCCACGGAGGAAGAGGCGGTCTCGACTCTCATGGAACGCGAGGGACAGGCACTGGAGCCGGTCAAGCAGGCCGCCCTGGAATCGGCGCAGCACCTCAAGGAAGGTGCCAGGGAAGCGGCGCAGACCGCCACGGAAGAAGTCAGGTCCACAGCCGCCGACGCCGCACGCACCACCCAGGAGCAAGTACGCGACCAGGGCGCCCAGGTGACCGATCAGGCCCGTGCGTCAGGCCGGCAGATCACCGACGAGGCCCGGCAGCAACACTGAGGCACCACGCCGGTCCGTCGGCCGGGGCCCGTCGTCCACGCACATGTGCCTGGACGACGGGCCTTCTGTCGTCATCAGATGGACGACGCCCGGAACGAGAACGACTCCGGACAGGTCACTGAGAGTGCTACCGGCCCGAGGCGGTGTCCTTCAACGTGATTCGGGCGGTGATGCGCTTGCCGGCCGGCTCGCGCTCGGCGTCGACGCTGAGGGCGAGGGCCGTCACGATCTCCAGCCCGTGCTGCCCCACCCGGTCGGCATCGGCACTGCGCGCCACGGGCAGCACCGGGTCCGAATCCCACACCACCACTTCCACCACCGCACCGGTCACCCGCAGGTGCAGCAGTATCGGGCCCGGCGCGTACTTGCAGGCGTTGGTGACCAGCTCGCTGACCACCAGCTGCGTCAGGTCCGACGCCCGGGCGGAAACCTCCACACCGCGCTCGGCCTGGACCCGGGCGAGGAAGTCCGCCGCCGTATGACGCGCCCGGGCGATGCAGGCGCCGTCCCCGTCCAACGCGAGGGACGTCTGCAGTCCGCCCAGACCATGTCGCAGGGCAGTACCGCCACGGTCGACTCCCGACCCTGGGTCCATCACCGTCGCCTCCACTCCCCGTTTCACACCTACGCGTGTACCCGTGCACGCGAGCCTGACCCTCCGCCGCCCCCGGATGGCCCACCACGTACGTGCATCACCCGTACCGTGTGACACACCATTCTGGCCCAAGCTTGCGCATCACCATCACCGGCCTGGACGAGGAACCGTGAGGAAACCAACCAACTCCCCCGCCCGGCTGTCGGTCGTGACGACCACCACCGACGGCATCCGCGTGCTCTGTCTGACCGGAGAGATCGACCACGACACCGGGGAGATCCTCCGCCATGCCCTGGACGCCGCCGACACCGCGCGCCCGCGCACCGTCGTCGACCTGAGCCGGCTGACCTTCATGGACTCCACCGGCATCAACATCCTCATCGCCGCCCACCGCACTCATACGCAGGCGAACGGCTGGCTCCGGCTGGCCGCCCCCACCGGCTCGGTGCGGCGCACGATGGAGATCGTCGGCGTGGACGACGTCATCGACTGCCGCGAAACCCTCCACCAGGCGCTCCGCATCTGAGGGGGACGCGGCTGCTGCGGGGGGGGCGCGGTGTGCCGCGGCGACTCGGGGATGGCCGCGGCACCCGCGCATACACACCCCGGGGCGCGCCAGGAGGATCACGCCCCGGGGGTGACCATCGAATGCCCCGCCCGCACACGGCCAGTCTGCGCCGAACGGGGGAAACTCGTTCGTCGCCGCAAACGGCGCCTACGGTCGTCAATCCTCATCGCGCTGGTCGCAGCCCTGCCTCCGGTCACCGGGGCATGTGACGACCCAGCTCCCCGGCCTTCTCTCGCAGTCGCGACGCCCAGGTCTCGCCTTCCGGCGGTGCGGACATCCCCGTGGGAGCCGACACCTGCACATCGCTGAGCGTGCCCTCGGGCGTGGCTCCGAGCCGGGCCCAGTCCACCTCGATCCCGGCGCGCTCGGCCAGCACCAGTGTCGTGGCGGTGAAGCCTTCGGAGAGGGCCAGCATGATGGTGTGGCTGGTTCTTCGGTGCTGAGCCAGAAGGGCGTTGGCGAAGATCTCGAAGGCGGCCGGATCTATCTGACACTCGTCGTTCTCCATCGGTCCGATACCGGATGCGAGTCCCAGCTCCGCCTCGAAGGCGGCGACTTGGCGCAGAAACAGGCGGGACGCGCCATTGGACGGGTTCCACAGCGTCTCATCGCCGACGTCGAAGTACTGACTCATCACGGCACCTTCCGGTTGATCACGGCCGGCCAGGGTAACCAGCCGGACGGCCACCGCGGCGGGAATGACGACGTCGTCAGCCGGCGGTAGGTTCCTGCCAGTGGGCAAGTAACCGCGCCGCGCTCCCTCGGTTCCGCCGGTGTGACACGCAGGGGCGATGGCTGCGATCGTCCGTCGTCGTGACTTCGCCGGAGCTAGTCTGCGTCGGGTGAACGCAGACGATGCGAGCCGGCGGTGGACACGCTCCATGCCCGAGGCCTACGAACGTCACCTGGTACCGGTCCTGTTCCGTCCCTTCGCGGCGGATCTGGCCGCCCGGGCGGCCGCGCTGGGGCCCGGCACGATCCTGGAGCTGGCCGCCGGAACCGGAGCGCTGACCTCGGCCCTGCTCACCGCCGTGCCCGGGGCGTCGATGGTGGCGACCGATCTCAACGAAGCGATGGTCACCGCCGGCTCCGCTCGTGAGCCGCGGGCGCACTGGCGGCAGGCGGACGCCCAGCAACTCCCCTTCGAGGACGGCAGTTTCGATCTCGTCGTGTGCCAGTTCGGGGTGATGTTCTTTCCCGACAGACCCGCCGCCTACGCCGAGGTGGGCAGGGTCCTGGCACCGCAGGGGCGGTTCGTGTTCAGCAGTTGGGGCCCGCTGGCCTCGCACGGGTTCGACGCCGCCTTCCAGACCGCATTGGAAGAGTGCTTGCCCGGCGAAGCGCCCCCGTTCTTGAGGGAGACGCCGCACGGCTACACCGATCCGGCGGTCGTCGCCTCCGATCTCGCGGCCGCCGGGCTGGCCCTGGCCGGCGCGGAGGAGATCACCCTGGACGGCGTCGCGGAGTCCGCCGCCTCCGTCGCCACCGGCTTCCTCAACGGCACACCGGTCAGCGCCGCCCTGCAGGCCCGTCCGGACGCCCGGACCCTCCAGGCGGCCGTGACGAAGAAGATGACGGATCGCCTCGGGTCCGGCCAGGTGACCGCACCGATGACCGCGACCGTCTATACGGCACAGCATCAGGCATGATGCTCCCCGCTCCGGTGGCCCCGGTCACCGGAGCATCGCTGGGCGGCTCGGCCGGCGGAGGGCCGTAGCGAAGATGCGGACCCCCGTCGCCGCCCTCAGGGTGGTGGGTGTACGTGTACGAGCCCGCACGCGAGGAGGCCGTCATGGCGAAGAACAAGGACAGCCGGGGGAAGAAGGAGCCGGCCAAGGGCGACAAGGTCGCCTGGAGCAGTCACGGCAGCGAGACCACCGGCACCGTCGAGAAGAAGATCACCAAGCGCACCGAGGCGGCCGGGCACACCGTCGACGCCACTCCGGAGGAGCCCCGGTACGAGGTCCGCAGCGACAAGTCCGGCCGTACCGCCGTACACAAGCCCTCCGCTCTGAAGAACAAGAAGAAGTAGGCGACGAGCCGACGTGACGAATGACGACGACAAGCGCGAGACCTGGGACAGCTTCCGCGACCTGGTCAACATGACGCCCTCCTCACTGGAGAAGTGGCTCGCCACCGACGACTCGCAGGCCGCGGGGCAGCGCAAGGACGGCGGCGAGTCCACGGGGCACGCCTCCGGCC
Above is a genomic segment from Streptomyces sp. SLBN-31 containing:
- a CDS encoding RICIN domain-containing protein, yielding MDVAADDSGTNGAAVQLWDCQTYAEDQHWTHNPDGSLSTLGRCLDIENNGTAAGAKLELWDCNGVGGQKWVQQADGSLRNPQSGRCLDSPSGATANGTRLQIWDCNGATAQKFSVNGGGTVTGPGGKCVDVTADDTGTNGAAVQLWDCQSYAVDQHWTHGSDNSLSTLGRCLDIVGNGTANGTKVELWDCNGVGGQKWVQQADGSLRNPQSGRCLDSPSGATANGTRLQIWDCNGATAQKFSLS
- a CDS encoding phage holin family protein, whose amino-acid sequence is MSSIPPSPAERGQDRSVGELLSAVTSDVQTLFRQEIDLAKAEVRQEATKAGKAAGMYGGAGFAGYMVLLFLSLAAVLGLSNVMDGGWAALIVTGVWAIVAAVLYQRGRTQMRTVSPTPQQTVETMKENAEWARHPSG
- a CDS encoding DUF3618 domain-containing protein, which gives rise to MGTSPERIRADIDATRDQLSADVDQLTDRASPRRMVHRRTERAKGTFTGLRDRVMGSASNTAHGVKGSTRSAADSLQDSAGQATDSVRQTAEQAGDAVRQAPEQVMRQTQGSPLAAGLIAFGVGVLASSMLPASSTEEEAVSTLMEREGQALEPVKQAALESAQHLKEGAREAAQTATEEVRSTAADAARTTQEQVRDQGAQVTDQARASGRQITDEARQQH
- a CDS encoding ATP-binding protein, translating into MDPGSGVDRGGTALRHGLGGLQTSLALDGDGACIARARHTAADFLARVQAERGVEVSARASDLTQLVVSELVTNACKYAPGPILLHLRVTGAVVEVVVWDSDPVLPVARSADADRVGQHGLEIVTALALSVDAEREPAGKRITARITLKDTASGR
- a CDS encoding STAS domain-containing protein; translation: MRKPTNSPARLSVVTTTTDGIRVLCLTGEIDHDTGEILRHALDAADTARPRTVVDLSRLTFMDSTGINILIAAHRTHTQANGWLRLAAPTGSVRRTMEIVGVDDVIDCRETLHQALRI
- a CDS encoding DUF6086 family protein gives rise to the protein MSQYFDVGDETLWNPSNGASRLFLRQVAAFEAELGLASGIGPMENDECQIDPAAFEIFANALLAQHRRTSHTIMLALSEGFTATTLVLAERAGIEVDWARLGATPEGTLSDVQVSAPTGMSAPPEGETWASRLREKAGELGRHMPR
- a CDS encoding class I SAM-dependent methyltransferase, coding for MPEAYERHLVPVLFRPFAADLAARAAALGPGTILELAAGTGALTSALLTAVPGASMVATDLNEAMVTAGSAREPRAHWRQADAQQLPFEDGSFDLVVCQFGVMFFPDRPAAYAEVGRVLAPQGRFVFSSWGPLASHGFDAAFQTALEECLPGEAPPFLRETPHGYTDPAVVASDLAAAGLALAGAEEITLDGVAESAASVATGFLNGTPVSAALQARPDARTLQAAVTKKMTDRLGSGQVTAPMTATVYTAQHQA
- a CDS encoding DUF2945 domain-containing protein, giving the protein MAKNKDSRGKKEPAKGDKVAWSSHGSETTGTVEKKITKRTEAAGHTVDATPEEPRYEVRSDKSGRTAVHKPSALKNKKK